A part of Microbulbifer salipaludis genomic DNA contains:
- the tkt gene encoding transketolase gives MSSTPSRTEKANAIRALSMDAVQKAKSGHPGAPMGMADIAEVLWNDYLKHNPANPEWADRDRFVLSNGHGSMLLYSLLHLSGYDLSIHELQNFRQLHSKTPGHPEYGYAPGVETTTGPLGQGITNAVGMALAEKVMAAQFNRVGYELVDHHTYCFLGDGCLMEGISHEACSLAGTLGLGKLIAFYDDNGISIDGEVEGWFTDDTPKRFESYGWHVIPNVDGHDPAAIKAAIEEARAETSKPTIICCKTVIGFGSPNKQGREECHGAPLGDEEIALVRETLGWKHEPFVIPEDLYHAWDGRAKGGEQEDEWNDIFEDYKEAHPELAEEFVRRMKGELPADFLAKADEYIKQCQADAEKIASRKASQNSLNAYGPLLPEFLGGSADLAGSNLTIWSGSKGVSASDASGNYLYYGVREFGMSAIMNGIALHGGFVPYGATFLMFMEYARNAVRMAALMKQKVIFVYTHDSIGLGEDGPTHQPVEQLTALRATPNLQTWRPCDATESAVSWKMAVARKDGPSALIFSRQGLAPQPRTDEQLAAIKKGGYILRDCDGEPEAIIIATGSEVELATAAAEQLSGRKVRVVSMPCAEAFSAQSADYRESVLPSSVRARVAVEAGHKDYWYKFVGFDGAIVGMDTFGESAPAGDLMKHFGITAEKVAEAVEGLLK, from the coding sequence ATGTCTTCTACTCCGTCTCGCACAGAAAAGGCCAACGCCATCCGCGCCCTGTCCATGGACGCGGTCCAGAAAGCCAAAAGTGGCCACCCCGGCGCCCCTATGGGCATGGCAGATATCGCCGAAGTGCTGTGGAACGACTATCTGAAGCACAACCCGGCCAACCCCGAGTGGGCGGACCGCGACCGCTTTGTGCTGTCCAATGGCCACGGTTCCATGCTGCTGTATTCCCTGCTGCACCTGTCCGGCTATGACCTGTCCATCCACGAGCTGCAGAATTTCCGCCAGTTGCATTCCAAGACCCCGGGCCACCCCGAGTACGGTTATGCACCGGGCGTAGAGACCACCACCGGCCCGCTGGGCCAGGGCATTACCAATGCCGTGGGCATGGCGCTGGCGGAAAAGGTCATGGCGGCCCAGTTCAACCGCGTCGGTTACGAACTGGTTGACCACCACACCTACTGCTTCCTCGGCGACGGCTGCCTGATGGAAGGTATCTCCCACGAAGCCTGCTCCCTCGCCGGCACCTTGGGCCTGGGCAAGCTGATTGCGTTCTACGACGACAACGGCATCTCCATCGACGGCGAAGTAGAAGGCTGGTTCACCGACGACACGCCCAAGCGCTTTGAGTCCTATGGCTGGCACGTGATCCCGAACGTGGACGGTCACGACCCGGCTGCGATCAAGGCCGCCATCGAAGAAGCCCGCGCAGAAACCAGCAAGCCCACCATCATCTGCTGCAAAACCGTGATCGGCTTCGGCTCCCCCAACAAGCAGGGCCGCGAAGAGTGCCACGGTGCCCCGCTGGGCGACGAAGAGATCGCGCTGGTGCGCGAAACCCTCGGCTGGAAGCACGAGCCGTTTGTCATTCCCGAAGACCTCTACCACGCCTGGGACGGCCGCGCCAAAGGCGGCGAGCAGGAAGACGAGTGGAACGACATCTTCGAAGACTATAAAGAAGCGCACCCGGAACTGGCGGAAGAGTTCGTACGCCGCATGAAGGGCGAGTTGCCCGCAGATTTCCTGGCCAAGGCCGACGAGTACATCAAGCAGTGCCAGGCCGACGCCGAGAAGATCGCCTCGCGCAAGGCCAGCCAAAACAGCCTCAACGCCTATGGCCCGCTGCTGCCGGAATTCCTCGGTGGCTCCGCCGACCTGGCCGGCTCCAACCTCACCATCTGGTCCGGCTCCAAGGGCGTGAGCGCCAGCGACGCCAGCGGCAACTACCTCTACTACGGCGTACGCGAATTCGGCATGAGCGCCATCATGAACGGCATCGCCCTGCACGGCGGCTTCGTCCCTTACGGCGCCACCTTCCTGATGTTCATGGAATACGCCCGTAACGCCGTGCGTATGGCCGCGCTGATGAAGCAGAAAGTCATCTTCGTCTACACCCACGACTCCATCGGCCTCGGCGAAGACGGCCCCACCCACCAGCCGGTCGAACAGCTCACCGCCCTGCGCGCCACACCAAACCTGCAGACCTGGCGCCCCTGTGACGCCACCGAATCCGCCGTGAGCTGGAAAATGGCCGTGGCCCGCAAAGATGGCCCCAGCGCCCTCATCTTCAGTCGCCAGGGCCTCGCCCCGCAGCCGCGCACCGACGAGCAGCTGGCAGCCATCAAAAAAGGCGGCTACATCCTGCGCGACTGCGACGGTGAACCGGAAGCGATCATTATCGCCACCGGCTCCGAAGTCGAACTCGCCACTGCCGCCGCCGAACAGCTGTCCGGCCGCAAAGTACGCGTCGTCTCCATGCCCTGTGCCGAAGCCTTCTCCGCCCAGTCCGCCGACTACCGCGAATCCGTACTGCCGTCTTCCGTACGTGCCCGCGTAGCCGTAGAAGCTGGCCACAAGGACTACTGGTACAAGTTCGTCGGCTTCGACGGCGCCATCGTCGGCATGGACACCTTCGGTGAATCCGCACCGGCTGGTGACCTGATGAAGCACTTCGGCATCACTGCCGAGAAAGTTGCGGAAGCGGTTGAAGGACTGCTGAAGTAA
- a CDS encoding DTW domain-containing protein has protein sequence MQVLLLTHERELERPSNTGQLALTSATSAVVHRIVWQRTDPDPDLLSIVSRADVGLVYPVSEVPTEKSVAHPLSIEACNIFIVLDATWQEARKMYNRSAYLHGVARVSMDSARASRYALRRNQKQGGLCTAECVVEILRRKGQRILAADLESRFLQFNTQNGRPI, from the coding sequence GTGCAAGTTTTACTACTGACCCACGAGCGCGAGCTGGAGCGCCCCAGTAACACGGGACAGCTTGCGCTGACCAGCGCCACTAGCGCCGTTGTTCACAGAATCGTATGGCAGCGCACTGACCCAGATCCAGACTTGTTGTCCATCGTAAGCAGGGCTGACGTCGGCCTGGTGTATCCGGTTAGCGAGGTGCCCACGGAAAAATCTGTAGCACACCCCCTCTCCATTGAAGCCTGCAATATCTTTATTGTGTTGGATGCCACCTGGCAGGAGGCGCGCAAGATGTACAACCGCAGTGCCTACCTGCATGGCGTCGCCCGGGTTTCCATGGACAGTGCCCGGGCTTCCCGTTACGCGCTGCGCAGAAACCAGAAGCAGGGTGGCTTGTGTACGGCGGAATGTGTGGTGGAAATTCTGCGGCGGAAAGGTCAGCGCATTCTGGCCGCCGATCTTGAATCACGGTTTTTACAGTTCAATACACAGAACGGGCGTCCAATCTAA
- a CDS encoding NAD-binding protein, whose protein sequence is MEEKLRQSLYAYWGWFKRNEALFIAGMIAGLFFAGYWGYLQVLPRAGSDDSALQWDAVYSAIKLFIFNGPDVTQEWPFILQVVRILAPFLLIYTAVKTLWLRAGEHISLFLLRFRYRRFVVVCGIGETGYRLALQYLQCSKKRVVLIDDRPMNPLVAKLNIMGAIALMGDALDGATLARARVASASEVFVFSGDDEKNVAVAKAIHRVVRTKSSSAESTGHVAADRPRLRCHIQVDTGEVAEIFQDHSFFNLIDDRLELRIFNRNVSVARNIMDKCAPDLYYRPASDQDEPMHVLFLGFGPLSQALLIQYALTAHYADFRKPSATVLCDDQCRRAVDRFRQRYTHIDEVLDLTFRFVDPQTLDPQSWKAMLEQQRFQLCYTALEHDVDGILAARRLNRMRNTMGVAPIHFVVCLNQQSWISEVVDDDFLPIEMDKTGLGAAVPIEYFETLDETITIDVVVNDRLDQLAVAIHERYLQGQIDAGTSRADNPSVVTWRYLPLYKKVANQRAAAHLDVKLRIALCRRAQVQAPLPRASFPPNSELMEVLAKVEHQRWCADKRLAGYRYGAVRDDVRFLHPDLKPWGALTESDREKDRALIREIPALLALIGQKVVSEVGVEVAAQGALVEEEAGP, encoded by the coding sequence TTGGAAGAAAAATTGCGGCAGTCGCTTTACGCCTACTGGGGCTGGTTCAAAAGGAACGAGGCTCTATTTATTGCCGGCATGATCGCGGGGTTATTTTTTGCCGGCTATTGGGGATATTTGCAGGTTCTCCCGCGGGCCGGCAGTGACGATTCTGCTTTGCAGTGGGATGCGGTCTATAGTGCAATCAAGCTATTTATTTTTAACGGACCCGATGTGACGCAGGAGTGGCCGTTCATCCTGCAAGTGGTTCGTATCCTTGCCCCTTTTCTGCTTATCTATACCGCTGTGAAGACTCTGTGGCTGCGCGCAGGCGAGCACATTTCGCTATTTCTGCTGCGCTTTCGTTATCGGCGTTTTGTTGTGGTGTGCGGCATCGGCGAGACCGGCTATCGCCTTGCGTTGCAATATCTACAGTGCTCAAAAAAGCGCGTTGTGCTTATTGATGATCGCCCTATGAATCCACTGGTCGCCAAGCTGAACATCATGGGTGCTATTGCCCTGATGGGCGATGCACTGGACGGTGCGACACTGGCGCGGGCGCGTGTGGCATCCGCCAGCGAAGTGTTCGTTTTCTCTGGTGATGATGAAAAAAATGTTGCGGTGGCGAAGGCGATTCACCGGGTCGTGCGAACAAAGTCATCGAGTGCCGAATCGACGGGCCATGTTGCTGCGGATCGCCCGCGACTTCGTTGCCATATTCAGGTGGATACCGGTGAAGTGGCTGAAATCTTTCAAGACCACTCCTTCTTTAATCTGATTGATGATCGTCTTGAATTGCGCATATTCAATCGGAATGTTTCCGTTGCGCGCAATATCATGGATAAGTGCGCGCCCGACCTCTATTACCGGCCAGCTTCCGATCAGGACGAGCCGATGCATGTACTGTTCCTTGGCTTCGGGCCTCTGTCTCAAGCGCTGTTGATACAGTACGCCCTGACCGCGCACTACGCCGACTTTCGCAAGCCGTCGGCGACCGTGCTGTGCGACGATCAATGTCGCCGTGCTGTGGATCGTTTTCGGCAGCGCTACACGCATATCGACGAAGTGCTTGATCTGACGTTCCGCTTTGTCGATCCGCAGACCCTCGACCCGCAAAGCTGGAAAGCGATGCTTGAACAGCAGCGATTCCAGCTGTGCTATACCGCTCTGGAACACGATGTTGACGGCATCCTTGCCGCGCGGCGCCTGAACCGTATGCGGAACACCATGGGCGTAGCGCCGATACACTTTGTCGTCTGCCTCAATCAGCAGTCGTGGATTTCCGAAGTGGTTGATGACGATTTTCTGCCGATTGAGATGGATAAAACGGGCCTCGGCGCTGCCGTCCCGATAGAATATTTTGAGACCCTGGATGAGACCATCACGATTGATGTGGTGGTGAACGATCGCCTGGATCAGCTGGCGGTAGCCATTCATGAGCGCTATTTGCAGGGGCAAATCGACGCGGGTACCAGTAGAGCGGATAACCCCTCCGTGGTGACCTGGCGCTACCTGCCGCTGTACAAGAAAGTGGCCAATCAGCGTGCCGCCGCACATCTGGATGTGAAGTTGCGCATTGCGCTCTGCCGCCGGGCGCAGGTGCAGGCACCATTGCCGCGGGCAAGCTTTCCCCCGAATAGTGAGCTTATGGAAGTTCTGGCAAAGGTGGAACACCAGCGCTGGTGTGCCGATAAGCGTTTGGCGGGGTACCGCTACGGTGCCGTGCGTGACGATGTACGCTTTCTTCACCCGGACCTGAAGCCGTGGGGTGCGCTAACCGAATCCGACCGGGAAAAAGACCGTGCACTGATCCGCGAAATCCCGGCATTGCTGGCGCTGATTGGCCAGAAGGTGGTCTCCGAAGTCGGCGTCGAAGTCGCGGCTCAGGGGGCTCTGGTCGAAGAAGAGGCGGGCCCCTGA
- a CDS encoding toll/interleukin-1 receptor domain-containing protein, which yields MSNNNNSQRYRAFISYSHTNEQAAKWLQRALESYRLPKHLVGRQTAAGVLKPRIGKVFRDRTDLSLAPDLSEELQGRLAASDYLIVICSPAAAKSRWVNEEIQQFIRMRAPDRVLALIADGEPFASFAGRPEKECLPPALRFQLNPDGSLSDHAAEPLASDMRAKGDGPRMALLKILASILDLGLDELVRRDHQRRMRVQQLISATALVAVTIFAGLSYLAISARNVAEERRLAAEDLVNFMLTDLRQRLEPIGRLDALDLVGEKVLDFYSQQKTTVLNADALGRQASAMHLLGEIRDLAGDTDAAIALFSHAAQTTEELLAREPDNAQRVFDHAQSTFWVGYPDYQRGEYQRAQYWFDQYLRLSRRLVELEPKKSRSQTELFYALNTQAVLKYADQQYAESLALFEEAGGILQALPPNAENREALINNTAWIASVNFMRGDFDAAIAARLHQLNLIEQWREEEPDRANLTDYTMTAEHELTRLFQITGNHTRLQAIIHSGKETAEKLIRQDPQNLDYRLRAYQFYLTAALSGYGKSAGPESLLIDVRKLAAERPENLDAQILRWTAELGLHLKMSAPKGSLELLSAAQAFGRWASEKSAPGQQKKIQHLAMLADLILALDPALAEPERQQHVRNSKNVLGASANQLKYAVHCNESHLDPLLSTSLTDTDPLMSVVRRCFGLQNTR from the coding sequence ATGAGCAACAACAATAACTCCCAGCGTTACCGGGCCTTCATTAGTTACAGTCATACCAACGAGCAGGCGGCCAAATGGCTACAGCGTGCGTTGGAATCCTATCGCCTGCCCAAACACTTGGTAGGGCGGCAAACCGCCGCTGGGGTGCTGAAACCCCGGATCGGAAAGGTTTTTCGCGACCGAACCGATCTTTCATTGGCCCCCGATCTTTCCGAGGAATTGCAGGGCCGACTTGCCGCGAGCGACTACCTCATTGTTATTTGTTCACCGGCGGCCGCCAAATCACGCTGGGTAAATGAAGAGATACAGCAGTTTATCCGGATGCGCGCGCCCGACAGGGTGCTTGCACTGATCGCCGATGGTGAACCATTTGCCTCGTTCGCGGGACGCCCCGAAAAGGAATGTCTGCCCCCAGCCCTGCGCTTCCAGCTGAATCCAGATGGCTCGCTGTCCGACCACGCCGCGGAGCCCCTTGCCTCCGATATGCGCGCAAAGGGCGACGGCCCCCGCATGGCGCTGCTAAAAATTCTCGCATCCATTCTGGATCTTGGCCTGGATGAGTTGGTGCGCCGCGACCATCAGCGCCGTATGCGAGTGCAGCAGCTGATCTCTGCCACCGCGCTGGTTGCGGTGACCATTTTCGCCGGCCTGAGTTACCTGGCCATTTCTGCGCGCAATGTGGCGGAAGAGCGCCGGCTGGCAGCGGAAGACCTGGTCAACTTCATGCTGACCGACTTGCGTCAGCGGCTGGAGCCCATCGGGCGGCTGGATGCGCTGGATCTTGTTGGAGAGAAAGTGCTCGACTTTTACTCTCAGCAAAAAACGACGGTGTTGAATGCCGATGCACTGGGTAGGCAGGCCTCCGCCATGCATCTACTGGGCGAAATTCGTGACTTGGCCGGCGATACGGATGCAGCGATTGCGCTCTTTTCACACGCCGCGCAGACCACCGAGGAGCTGCTGGCGCGGGAACCAGACAATGCACAGCGCGTCTTTGATCATGCGCAGAGCACTTTCTGGGTCGGCTATCCGGATTATCAGCGTGGGGAATACCAGCGCGCACAATACTGGTTCGATCAGTATCTGCGCCTCTCGCGCCGATTGGTTGAACTGGAGCCGAAAAAGAGCCGCTCGCAAACCGAGCTGTTTTACGCGCTGAATACCCAGGCGGTACTCAAGTATGCGGATCAACAGTATGCGGAAAGCCTGGCATTGTTTGAGGAGGCTGGGGGCATTCTGCAAGCACTGCCGCCCAATGCAGAGAACCGGGAAGCGCTGATCAACAACACGGCCTGGATAGCTTCGGTAAATTTCATGCGTGGAGACTTTGATGCGGCGATCGCAGCGCGGCTGCACCAGCTTAACCTGATTGAACAATGGCGAGAGGAAGAGCCGGACCGGGCCAACCTCACCGACTATACGATGACCGCCGAGCATGAATTAACCCGCCTCTTCCAGATTACTGGGAATCATACACGCCTTCAGGCAATCATTCATTCTGGTAAGGAAACCGCAGAAAAACTGATTCGCCAGGACCCCCAGAATCTGGATTACCGGTTGCGGGCTTATCAGTTTTACCTCACTGCAGCATTGAGCGGGTATGGTAAAAGCGCGGGGCCCGAATCCTTACTGATCGATGTTCGCAAGCTCGCCGCCGAGCGGCCAGAAAACCTGGATGCACAGATTTTACGCTGGACCGCTGAGCTGGGGCTGCATCTCAAAATGAGCGCGCCGAAAGGCTCGCTGGAGCTGCTTTCTGCTGCACAGGCTTTTGGACGTTGGGCGTCAGAAAAAAGTGCACCCGGTCAGCAAAAAAAAATCCAACATCTGGCCATGCTCGCAGACTTGATTTTAGCGCTTGACCCCGCGCTGGCGGAGCCAGAGCGCCAACAGCATGTGCGCAACAGCAAAAATGTTCTCGGCGCCAGCGCAAATCAATTGAAGTATGCGGTGCATTGCAATGAATCTCATCTGGACCCGCTGCTCAGTACCAGCTTGACTGATACGGATCCACTGATGTCGGTAGTCAGGCGCTGTTTTGGCCTGCAAAACACGCGGTAA
- the gap gene encoding type I glyceraldehyde-3-phosphate dehydrogenase, producing MPNNPIRLAINGYGRIGRSVLRALYESNLRDQLQIVAINELADCATIAHLTKYDSVHGRFHGTVAVHDQMLHINDDKIAVTHHEQLEDLDWTDPQVDIVLECTGSFTERERAALHLTAGAEKVIFSQPAQSDVDATIVYGVNDTALTGNEKIISAASCTTNCSVPVIAALEKAFGIESGVITTIHSAMNDQPVNDAYHHTDLRKTRSAMNSIIPVDTGLARGIERILPDMAGKFEAQAMRVPTVNVSAIDLSVQLKKNVTQAEVNSVLKTAAANQFAGVLGYTEEPLASCDYNHDPRSGIVDASQTRVAGGKLVKVLIWFDNEWGFANRMLDVTRALQSQ from the coding sequence ATGCCCAATAATCCAATAAGACTCGCAATCAACGGTTACGGCCGAATCGGGCGCTCAGTGTTAAGAGCCCTGTACGAATCTAACCTGCGCGATCAACTGCAGATCGTCGCCATCAATGAGCTGGCCGACTGCGCCACCATCGCCCACCTGACCAAATACGATTCCGTCCACGGCCGCTTTCACGGCACCGTCGCCGTGCACGACCAAATGCTGCACATCAACGACGACAAAATCGCCGTTACCCATCATGAACAACTCGAAGATCTCGATTGGACCGATCCCCAAGTCGACATCGTGCTCGAATGCACCGGTAGTTTCACCGAGCGTGAACGCGCCGCGTTGCACTTAACGGCGGGTGCTGAAAAGGTAATTTTCTCGCAACCCGCCCAGAGTGACGTCGATGCCACCATCGTCTACGGCGTGAATGACACCGCGTTGACTGGCAACGAAAAAATCATCTCCGCCGCCTCCTGTACCACCAACTGCAGCGTGCCCGTCATTGCCGCACTGGAAAAAGCCTTCGGTATCGAATCCGGCGTGATCACCACCATCCACTCCGCGATGAACGACCAGCCGGTGAATGATGCCTACCATCACACCGACCTGCGTAAAACCCGCTCCGCAATGAACTCCATCATCCCGGTCGACACCGGCCTCGCCCGTGGTATCGAGCGGATACTCCCGGACATGGCCGGAAAATTTGAAGCGCAAGCCATGCGTGTGCCCACCGTGAATGTTTCCGCGATCGACCTCTCGGTACAACTGAAAAAAAATGTCACCCAGGCCGAAGTGAACAGCGTCCTCAAAACCGCCGCCGCCAATCAGTTTGCCGGCGTGCTCGGCTATACCGAAGAACCCTTAGCCTCCTGCGATTACAACCACGACCCCCGCTCCGGCATCGTCGATGCCAGCCAGACCCGTGTTGCCGGAGGCAAGCTGGTGAAAGTGCTTATCTGGTTTGATAACGAATGGGGCTTTGCCAATCGCATGCTAGACGTCACGCGCGCGTTGCAATCACAGTAG
- a CDS encoding PKD domain-containing protein, whose product MQNNNSYKKLLLTVGLTAALPAFGQQCQSPTPVWEDNFDGTTLDTSKWEPMIGDGCSYGICGWGNSELQYYKAENATVANGMLTITARKERVQSKAYTSARLRTANMPNGGEWTNGRFEARVKVPDGTGMWSAFWMLPTDPAEAWPISGEIDILESVGQSDEYVFGTLHYGELYPNNSFTGNRLLIQPEPWSAGFHVYALEWEPNEMRWYVDDQLYATLTPNDLTDASYWTFEDHRYHFLLNLAVGGNLGGVVDDSMLPQTMQVDYVRVYDHGQPSITGDRIVDNGETTSYSVAGAIGGNASYSWSIPADATLLSGGNSDTVTVQWGSAGGDVNVSVSDSCGSRNLSLPVHVGPKLVQETVLDDFESNRTLAYNTFDGTLVQDAVNPQADTTNGSSTVAMYTRSAAAQYDVIIAGTSAVPDADPFLSGDKAFYMDVFTTAAPGTQILVQMEDSSSATASNYPTGRHSKYAAHVGEGSDWQRLKFELDDRIDGGTPSTAVDSLVILFDPNTLNGDTYYWDNFNIYGVDNVGNQAPMASATHGCSGLECSFDASASADSDGTIAGYQWDFGDGESGSGVTVTHTYAVAGTYTATLTVTDDQGASDQASFEVIASDAGEATTMYVSSVVTGTASAGRGQKYATATVTVLDDLGRGVPGVSVTGNFNGSISESGASGTTDSNGIAVVTSAASAGGNVSVSFCVTDLSGGLSHDTAASIGLCQ is encoded by the coding sequence ATGCAAAATAACAATAGCTATAAAAAGTTGCTTCTCACCGTCGGCCTGACGGCCGCACTGCCGGCTTTCGGCCAGCAGTGCCAGTCGCCGACGCCGGTGTGGGAAGACAATTTCGACGGTACCACTTTGGACACCTCAAAGTGGGAGCCCATGATTGGCGATGGTTGTAGTTACGGTATCTGTGGCTGGGGCAATAGCGAGCTCCAGTACTACAAGGCCGAGAATGCCACCGTGGCCAACGGCATGCTCACCATTACTGCACGCAAGGAGCGGGTACAGAGCAAGGCTTACACGTCGGCACGCCTGCGCACCGCCAATATGCCGAATGGTGGCGAGTGGACCAATGGGCGCTTCGAAGCCCGGGTCAAGGTACCGGACGGCACCGGCATGTGGTCGGCGTTCTGGATGCTGCCCACCGATCCCGCCGAAGCCTGGCCGATCAGCGGTGAGATCGACATCCTGGAGTCTGTCGGGCAATCGGACGAGTATGTATTCGGCACACTGCATTACGGCGAGCTGTATCCCAACAACTCCTTTACCGGTAATCGACTGTTAATCCAGCCCGAGCCCTGGTCGGCGGGCTTCCATGTGTATGCACTGGAGTGGGAGCCCAACGAGATGCGCTGGTATGTGGATGACCAGCTTTACGCCACCCTGACCCCCAATGACCTGACTGATGCCTCCTACTGGACGTTTGAAGATCACCGCTACCACTTTCTGTTGAACCTGGCAGTAGGCGGTAATCTCGGCGGGGTGGTGGATGACTCCATGCTCCCGCAGACCATGCAGGTCGACTATGTGCGGGTCTACGATCACGGTCAGCCCAGTATCACGGGTGATCGCATCGTGGATAACGGTGAAACCACCAGCTACTCGGTCGCCGGCGCCATTGGCGGCAACGCCAGCTACAGCTGGAGCATTCCGGCCGATGCAACACTACTGTCGGGTGGCAACAGCGATACCGTCACCGTGCAGTGGGGCAGCGCTGGCGGCGACGTGAATGTCAGTGTCAGCGACAGCTGTGGCAGTCGCAATCTCAGTCTGCCGGTCCATGTGGGGCCCAAGCTGGTGCAGGAAACCGTGCTGGATGACTTCGAGTCCAACCGCACCCTGGCCTACAACACCTTTGATGGCACCCTTGTGCAGGACGCAGTCAATCCGCAAGCGGATACCACCAATGGCTCATCCACTGTGGCCATGTACACGCGCTCTGCCGCTGCGCAGTACGACGTGATCATCGCCGGCACCAGCGCTGTTCCAGACGCGGATCCGTTCCTGTCAGGTGACAAGGCGTTCTATATGGATGTATTCACCACCGCCGCACCGGGCACGCAGATCCTGGTGCAGATGGAGGACAGCTCCAGTGCCACTGCCAGCAATTATCCCACCGGGCGCCACTCCAAGTACGCGGCACATGTGGGTGAGGGCAGCGATTGGCAGCGGCTTAAATTCGAGCTGGATGACCGGATCGACGGCGGCACCCCATCGACCGCGGTGGACAGCCTGGTAATTCTGTTCGACCCCAACACACTCAATGGTGACACCTACTACTGGGACAACTTCAACATCTATGGCGTCGACAACGTTGGCAACCAAGCGCCGATGGCCAGTGCGACCCATGGCTGTAGTGGACTGGAGTGCAGCTTTGATGCCAGCGCCAGCGCCGACAGCGATGGCACCATTGCCGGCTATCAATGGGATTTCGGTGATGGCGAGAGCGGCTCCGGAGTAACCGTCACTCATACCTACGCTGTCGCGGGCACCTATACCGCGACACTCACCGTTACCGACGATCAGGGAGCCAGTGACCAGGCCAGCTTTGAAGTGATCGCAAGTGATGCTGGGGAAGCGACCACTATGTACGTCTCCAGTGTAGTGACCGGTACCGCGTCTGCCGGCCGTGGACAGAAGTATGCTACCGCCACCGTAACCGTGCTCGATGATCTCGGGCGTGGTGTGCCCGGGGTTTCCGTGACCGGTAACTTCAATGGCAGCATCAGCGAGAGTGGTGCCAGTGGAACTACGGACAGCAATGGTATAGCCGTGGTGACCAGTGCAGCGAGCGCCGGCGGCAATGTGTCGGTGAGCTTCTGCGTGACAGACCTGAGCGGTGGACTGAGCCACGACACCGCCGCTAGCATAGGCCTGTGCCAGTAA
- a CDS encoding peroxiredoxin, with product MRKLFLWMVSMAITIPALALEVGSPAPEFSLPGSDGKTYTLSDFKGKQAVAIAWYPKAFTKGCTIECKSLAENGHLIREYDVAYFMASTDELEDNTKFAEEMKADFPLLSDPSGEVAEAYGVKMPVLNMAKRVTIYIGKDGNVLKIDRDIKPATSAEDMAKTLGELGVAKKG from the coding sequence GTGAGAAAACTGTTTCTTTGGATGGTGTCGATGGCAATCACTATTCCGGCATTGGCACTCGAGGTAGGAAGCCCCGCTCCGGAATTTTCTTTGCCGGGGTCGGATGGAAAAACCTACACATTGTCCGATTTCAAGGGCAAGCAGGCGGTAGCCATTGCCTGGTATCCCAAGGCGTTTACCAAGGGGTGCACCATCGAGTGCAAATCCCTCGCGGAGAATGGCCACCTGATTCGTGAATACGACGTGGCTTACTTCATGGCCAGTACCGACGAACTGGAGGACAACACCAAGTTTGCCGAGGAGATGAAAGCGGACTTTCCGCTACTGAGCGATCCCAGCGGCGAAGTGGCGGAAGCCTATGGTGTGAAAATGCCGGTGCTGAACATGGCCAAACGCGTGACTATCTATATCGGCAAGGATGGGAATGTGTTGAAAATCGACCGCGACATCAAGCCGGCCACCAGTGCGGAAGATATGGCGAAAACCCTGGGTGAACTGGGCGTTGCCAAAAAGGGATAA